ATAACCTTAGCAGGAGCACAGTGCTCTTGAAAAAATTTCAGATTGCTCAAATAGTTCCTTACATTTATCACCGCGTATGTTCTTCTACTCTCCACTTGCCCTGCCCCCTTGGTAATCGTTCAATTATTATTCTTTTCTTTCAACAACTAACATGTTTGTCATCCGGCCAATTTTATTAACACCATCCACGGGAGGTATTCTGTAAATCCTCCATCTCGTTCTTATGACAGTTTCTAAAATTCCACTCTTCACACCAATTATATCACTCAAGTCTATTGAAAAGTACATCGATTTCAATTTGCTACCTTTTATTTCTATTTTAAAAATCAGGCTTTCGGCAAACATTATGACTAAAATAAAATAAGCTAAGATAATCACGAAAGTTACGAAATCAGATAACGGAAGAGAAAAAAGATAGAGCACGAACGGTGTGCTCGATGATAGAACTAATAGATTCAATATCTTGTACCATTTTTTAACTTTTAGCACCATATAATCACTTCACATAAGCTTTCAGTCTTTTACAGCTTTAAAAAAAGCGGGGATGTCCCCGCTTTTTATGCTTCTACTTCAACTGATTGAGATCTGCTAACGTATCTCTTTACCTTACCGGCCTTGAGACAGCTTGTACAAACACTCATTCTCTTGACTGTACCATCGTCAAGAAGAACCCTAACTTTCTGAACATTTGGCTTGAACCATCTGTTCGTGTGTCTGTTCGAGTGGCTGACATTCTTTCCTGCTCTTGGTTCTTTCCCGCATATTTCGCACTTTGCCATGACCGCTTCCTCCTTTATTCCAATATTAATTGCTTCATCGCTTTTTAGCATTCCCGTGTTATGACAATGCTAACAGAAAAGACTGCTACGTGGTATATTATACCAATTCTCCCTGTAAATTCAAGTGGTATTTTTATTACATTTTCTTATTTTATTTCCTGCACCTGTACGGTATTAGTCGTTCCTGGTTTACCCCACGGTATTCCAGCAACGATGACTACTTTATCACCCGAATTCACAAATCCAAGTTTCTTGGCTTTTTCTGTAACGCTCTCGATCATCTCATCGGTTGACAAATTTTCTTCAAGCATAACTGGTAAAACACCCCAAACAAGTGAAAGCCTGCAGTATGTTTCATACGAATTCGTTGCTGCCATTATTGGTATTGCCGGTTTGAATTTAGAAACGTGTATCGCCGTTGAACCGGTACTTGTAGCTGTTATGATCATCTTCGCGTCTATATTCTTCGCCAGAGTAGTAGCAGAGTAAGAGATGGCGCTCGGCAGATCCAAGCTGGACGAATACTCTTTTAACCAGTCCAATTTGAATGTCTCGTATTCTTCCATATATTTTTCCGTATTCTGCGCTACCTCGTCCATAACCTTAACAGCTTCGCAAGGATATTTACCTATAGATGTTTCCGCTGAAAGCATTATCGCATCAGTGCCATCAAGTATTGCGTTCGAGATATCGGTAACTTCCGCTCTTGTAGGCGTCGCGTTGTTTATCATACTCTCAAGCATCTGGGTCGCAGTTATGACGGGTTTCTTGTAAAGATTAGATATTTCAATAATTCTCTTCTGAGCAATTGGTACTTGCGAAATTGGTATCTCGACACCAAGGTCTCCCCTTGCTACCATTACGGCATCTGATTTTATTATTATTTCTTCCAAATTGTCGAGGGCTTGAACCGTTTCTATCTTTGCTACAATGGGGATATCAGTAAGCTTTTTCGCATCTTCTATATCTTTTGCCTTCCTCACAAAGGAGAGAGCAAAGTAATCTATTCTCTCCTCATTTCCGAGTTTTATGAATTCCTTATCCCGCTCCGTAATCGAAGGAATGGATACATCAACCCCAGGAAGATTAACGCCACGCTTATGTGTTATAGTACCGCCCCTTTCGATGATACATGTTATAGTCTTTTTTTCGACATCGACACTGTCAACCGTCAACGCAACAGCTCCATCGTTTATAAGTATCTTTTCACCAGATTTTATCTCTTGATAAAGCTTATCGTAGTTAATCCAAAATCTCTTTTCACTTCCAACAAATTCTTCACCACACACGATTTCACAGTATTCCCCTTCTTTTAAAGTCACGTAGTCACTTTCGAATTTTCCCGTTCTTATCTTTGGTCCTGCAAGGTCAAGTAGTATCGCCAAAGGATAACCTTTTTCTCTCACTCTTTTTAGCCTTTTTATACGCTCCCCGTGAACCTCAATAGTCTCGTGAGATGAATTGAGCCTGAAAACATTAACGCCGCACTGCACCAGTTTGGTTATATTCTCTTCCGATTCGCTTGCAGGTCCAATAGTGGCAACGATTTTTGTTTTTCTCATTTTTGCACCTCCAATCTAATTATTTCTCACCTTTTAGACCGTATGCTATTATATCACATCCTTCGTAGATTCAAGTATTTAACTATAAAGAAAAACCCCTGCACCTTTTCATGCAGGGGTTTCAAAAGCAACTATTGTCTGTTAATCGATGTTCCACTTCGTAATACCTATTATTAGAACAACAACAAACGCCCAAGTAATCGAGAACAGAGGTATAAACGCCGCACTTTTTACCCAGAAGAAGTCTATGACATTCAAAGCAATCATTAGAATGCTCATGTAGACTGTCTTGTGCATGCCTTGCCTTACTCTGAGCTCTCCGAAATCTCGAGCTATTATGAAAGTCAAAACAGCTAATATCACGTAAGCTACTGGTGAAATCGACAAGCCAAGCTTTGTAAAGAATGTCTTAAAATCTCCTGAGAAGAAGGAAACGGAGATGAGTATGTAAACCATAGAGACTACATTTGCAATATTCATAGAAGCCTTTGATTGCTGTATAACAGAAAGTATGATGGGAACCGCAAGAACGATGTTTGCTATAAACATCAATACTGAATAAGCGTTGA
This genomic window from Fervidobacterium gondwanense DSM 13020 contains:
- the rpmB gene encoding 50S ribosomal protein L28; translation: MAKCEICGKEPRAGKNVSHSNRHTNRWFKPNVQKVRVLLDDGTVKRMSVCTSCLKAGKVKRYVSRSQSVEVEA
- the pyk gene encoding pyruvate kinase; this encodes MRKTKIVATIGPASESEENITKLVQCGVNVFRLNSSHETIEVHGERIKRLKRVREKGYPLAILLDLAGPKIRTGKFESDYVTLKEGEYCEIVCGEEFVGSEKRFWINYDKLYQEIKSGEKILINDGAVALTVDSVDVEKKTITCIIERGGTITHKRGVNLPGVDVSIPSITERDKEFIKLGNEERIDYFALSFVRKAKDIEDAKKLTDIPIVAKIETVQALDNLEEIIIKSDAVMVARGDLGVEIPISQVPIAQKRIIEISNLYKKPVITATQMLESMINNATPTRAEVTDISNAILDGTDAIMLSAETSIGKYPCEAVKVMDEVAQNTEKYMEEYETFKLDWLKEYSSSLDLPSAISYSATTLAKNIDAKMIITATSTGSTAIHVSKFKPAIPIMAATNSYETYCRLSLVWGVLPVMLEENLSTDEMIESVTEKAKKLGFVNSGDKVVIVAGIPWGKPGTTNTVQVQEIK